GTAACTGCAACATATTAAATGTACGACGTTTATAGGGCACATACTCAGCAGTACGCACACGTTAGATGATGTTAGTtaatctacattattaGCACCCATCTTTTTCAAAGACAACCCACTGCGTTGTGAAATACACTTATCCTTTATGTAGCTCCAGTTTTGTATAATAGCAACTGCTGTTATCGACACTAACACTATCACAATTGGTATTAGACCAGCCCACCAAGCCGACTTAGCTGCTGCCACGAATCCTGCCACTACTGCTATcaccagtactactccaAGTATACCCCAATCCCTACATCTATCTTTGCAGCACTCCTTCCACCCCTTCTGACTCTCCTTGTTCTTTGCCGCTTCATCACTAGTAGTACCTTCCACTAGCACTACCTCCTCATCAGGATCATCCCCTTGAGTCACTTTCTCTGCCATGGCCCATGTAGTACCGTGGTAGTGCCCAGTCACTTGGCTCAGTGAGTCCAGTCTAGTATGGGTCCAGcccagtggccatagggcACCTAGGGCTACCACTAGGACTGGACAGACCAACATGGTTACTATGGTAGTGATGGAGTGGTGGATTAGTGGTATAGTAGGTGTTGTTGTGGAGTGGTATCGTAGTAGTGGTATTCTGTGGTAAAGGATAGTATGGGTAGTGATATCTACGCTACTGCATTACTGCTATGGGATGACTATTATTGTATAGTGTCAGTAATATGTGAATACTACAAGTCTTTCTATGCACAGTAACGTTTAGACATCCACAGGGGACATTACAGTCCATATTGGGCTATCCAAAGTTGGGTCATCAAACCTATCAGGGTGGTAATAGTAGCACTCTCAGTACTATtattttgcgatatcagtaTCTTCTGTCATGATGTCATGACTCTCGGCACTGTCAGTAGCCTTGAGACCCTTTTTCTTTTGAAGGCTCCACTTCCATGTAAGTAGACCACatcggtatgcataccacaaTGTCGGTACCATCAGTAATATGGAGTAGCCCAGGAGGATATATTTTACAACATGATCTCCTTCGTGTTCGTCGCTTACATTAACAATCACTGCCACTATCAATACCAGCAGTAGAACTATTACCACTATCCCGAAGCACATGTAATCCTTGGGCCAATAGAATACATCTTTATATTGCAGGCAGTACCAAGTAATTCCCAAGAAAACTAGGTGGAGTGCTAGGAAAGGAAACGTCGTACTACTGAGTAGAACTCCACGATTACCACCCAGTATTGCCAATGTCAATAATGAGGCTGCCGCTAGCGCCGATGTCAACAGTGCAACCACTTCCAGTACAGTATAGGGTAATTTCAGTGttgtattccatataattGCCATGGTATAGCACTGGGTAATTGGTAGTGTCATTTTTTCAAGGTATCCAATAATCAGTGTCTCGGTCTGCCCTTCATTGACGACACCATGGTGATCACTAGCACGATACTTTGCCATTGAAACTGTTACTCCCAGTAATATCAGAATaactagtactaccactattGCACTACCATAGCAAATGTACTGACTTTTGCAACATGGTCTGCAGAATAGGTTACACTTCCAGCCACAATATAGGGTACCACCGAGTATAGCCAGTAATACGGCCGCAACTGCATAAATGGGATATGTCCATGTGGCGACGTAACTTTCACGATCCTGCCAATCAAGTTGACTCAGAAACCTCATTAtcagtgccactacctGCAGTATTACTAGTAGTATCAGTAGTGCCCAGTGGTACCAGGTCATTGGGGATACGAGGTACCCTGCCTTCttgcattgccatagacaTACTCCGAGCAGTACAGTAGATAGGGTAGTAGTAGTCGATACTGCTGGAATATTGTCTAATTCGGCTATCAGAGCCAATAAGAAACACAGTGCCTGGCAACACGTGGATAGCCATAGCAGTGCCAGTACTATAGTAGTACAACTAGTAGTGTCCATGATGCGATAGGAATCCAATGGGTGGTATTTAATAGCAGCGATTTACTTATGCTATcatgggattccatggtagCACTAGGGTGGTACTCAACGGAACCCAGTAGTGGTGAGGTTGTTACAGAGGCATGTGTGGGTCCAACTGAAGTATGTTACAGAAGCTTCTATGAAAGATCATTATAAGCAGATATTAACTACAGGGTGTGGGGGATTGGCTGTTTTGATTGGTAGACTCATATAATACTTCTCGGTAGCACTAGTTGGTACCGAAGTAGTAATCCGCAATATAGGGTAGCAACGTACTAGCACTATACATTTAGTGTGACGAGAATTACGTTATTAAGCTGCAAAAATGGAATATTTAACATTGTCTTAATATGAataccctaggcagtacttacctCCACTcccctgattcaacctctccaggtcatagcccatggcagccatgaatgagccgagatTAGTAGCCTCCTTACTCAGTTCACCCTGGCTCCACCTCGTCTCAGCGCCACTCCCATTTCcagttaggaaccccaaatggctgagtccactccagatgagacatactgaccctaggaaaatacgggccaggaggtggacaTCTGTAGTACGATTGCTAGAACTGCTACCATAACGTACCCTGGGCGGCTTGAACGGTGTTGACAGTACTAGCACTACCAGCCGATCCAGATCCTCCACCACCTACTTCACCATTAGTCCATATGACTAccagtgggtacttaccTGGTGTACCATTGACTAAGTCAGTCCATAGAGCCTTTTCCTTCTTGTAGGCTGACTGGTAACATTTAGTGGCAGCGCTgtcactggtaccacactgACTACACTCATGACAggtagtaccactaccaccggCACTACAACaggtaccaccaccaccactacatGTACACTTCTTTCCTATCCCATCTGttcccttaagacaacacCCATCCTGATCCTcttcctgccacccaacccacttctgtagaCCCTctgccaactggtctatcagtgcctttatgacctcggtgccaccGGCGCAGGTATCCCTAGCAGCACCAGTGCTGCCACCACTaaggagtcccaggtcAGTGAGCACTGGGTGTACTATGGACTGTTCCTCTGTTAGGAGTATGTCATCCCAGTTCCTCTTAGGGCTGGGACCAGGGGACTCCGGGGACCGGGCATCATAAAGGAGGTCCTTTACTGCTTTAGCGAGGAAACAGAGGCAGTCTGTATAGCAATGTGAGAGCTactgtggagtaccatTGACTTACGGGGGCCATATTCGGAATTTGCtggcgcctttggcgccGCTGGTTTCacattcttcttaccatccctaccagttaccctaaggacccagtcaatggcctccttcaggttggtgggagcctgGGTAAGGCTGTTGTAAGGGGTCCAGGTATTCTGAGACATTATGTATCACCCCTTGGTgagagagtgtccagtagCACGAgtagtcagtggtagtgaatatcagggtggaatcctagggTGGTAGAGCGCGCCTTAAGGACGGTACTTGACAGTAACCGTTACGGAGGCGCGCAATGTGAGTACAGggggattccaccactAGTGATAGTGTATCTGTATAATAATATGGATTATCCAGTATTGGTGGATTCCGTTAAGCAATTCAGCATTTCGCTATAACAATGGCTTCACCACCAAGGTACTacctggtggaatcccGTACTTCTACTGCGCGCCACTTTAAGGGttactgtcgcgccgaaggcgtcccTTCTAcacgggcgcgctcagtatatataggattccaccccgatagccaGAAGTCACTGcctcaccactgtgagtactactgagtactcctagaagcactgacaatggccgCCTCAAGCgctttcacgccgaaggcgtcccTGACAAaggctcccaccaacctgaaggaggccattgactgggtcctcagggtaactggtagggatggaAAGTCACTGGACGAGAAGAATGGTGGTACGTCACTGTAGACATTACTATCTTATGCGCGCCTTATATAATagagggcgccttcggcgcgatagtaaccgttacagtggcgcgcctTAGTGCTATGGAAATCATTattgtacagaatgtatatgtggcctggcggcggcagtgactgacctactgcagtcagtagaactggagtacaatggtaagtactcAGTAGAGTAGTAGTTCAGCACTATTATAGGATATCAAGGAGATACTAATGGCGCTGAAAAGAACAAAGGTGCCAATGCTGAGACAGTCAAAGGCCACCTCAATGGACTattctccctagtccagggactaggtggtaccgCAGTGGTACGGacatatatagaccagttggcacaggtactcagtgcactcgttgggtggagtaggatAAAGGAGTGTAGTAGTGGCATGTGTGGTGGCAAACCTCATAGCGGTGGTGGCACTGACTGCGAGTATCTAGAGGATGTACAAAAGAATACGCCATGTGACAagtgtgggtgtatgaaatgggtaGTGACTCATCCGGACAGGGAAGGAACACCACTGGGAAGGAgatgtacaaggtgtagtggTGATAAGAAGGAGTGTAAGTGTGATATTGGTGGTGATGCCAGCTGTAGTGCTGACCAGGAGTGCCAATGCGCTAaagcaggcaaatgctgcaagtgttgttgtaaggaGAAGTGTGGGAACTGTAAGAAGGAGTGTAGTTGTGATAAGGGAAGCAGCCATGTCAGTGATGAATACAATAAAGACAGCTACATGTCAGCATACCCTAGTAGAACGGTCTTTACGAGACAGTCATTCATCCATTCCGAGAGAATTGATGCCAAAACACGTTGGAACAATGTTACAAGTAGTCCTAATCGTCATCACTGTGCTCGTATCCTCCTGggctcagtatgtctcatctggagtggacttacttatatgtattggacaggcAAGTGGGCCGAGACTAGCCCCcggtggaacaaccacatcctAGATGGTAGTGGCCTAGATGACGGTAccctatcccaatggctacaggccctagggttcCCCCAGGCTATGTTGAACAACCATGGTCCTGGAAATAGACTTGATGAGGTTATTAACAGTGACTTTGTGCAGAAGTTTTTCATGGGATACGCGGATACTAGTAACAACAGTGGTAGCCATGGCCAGGACAAGGATGATAACACCTTTAGGAATCCAGCTGGATTGAATATTGGTGGTTTCATTCACGCTATAAACAAAGGTGCATTTGGTAAGACCAGCAATGTCTTTCCTAAGAACGGAAGCTCTAGTTCTTCGACTGGGACTGTACCTGACCAAAACAAGATCGGTGCCATAttcaagctctacattctatcatgtgcctacttcactgggttacagaaaaagACTCCGCCAAAGGCGGACAATCGGAATCCTAAGACAATCCGTGAAATCCTCTAttggcttagtgcattgccctatagtcaggcataCCCAGAGATACTGAAGCATGGTAAGAGTGCACTAGAGAAGGTATCCCCTAAAGATAAAAAGCTTTCATTTCACCAAGAAGGCCGTTGGGCTCCCATTacagttgatgaattcaacctgtttgcccacttccaagcagttactcagtactgcccactggtcctcataggtatccaaggAGGATTGCATAGCACTGACACGACTACTCCCGCCATCCACTCCCTCTATGCCAACACTGAATGCcacttcacctatcccactgtgtccatccaagcatacaaccaggtggtacactacattagggctctgttctaccaatTGTacttcctaaggaagcagtgtgcaGTGAAGGTGACTTGCggaggcaaatggcgtgaatgtaggtatggcCAGGGGGTAGTCTCCAAGGGGGtcattagctggatgtgcctggggtgtaaccccatggagcatgataggaaatgtAGGGTTGATAAGGTAAAGGGGGAATTGAAAATAGTGCCCAAGGGGAAAGATCCGAAGGATCTCCCAGGGGCCCTAAAGGAAGTACTTGAGAAAATTGGTgaggtagtggtacaattgggtaatgcccaggaggcattggaagaaAAGAAGACAGAGGGGATTAAGGGGGTGATAAGGACATTAGGGGCGGCTAAGGGGGCAGTAGATACGGCTAGGACGGAACTAGAGGCGGCGGTGAAGAAGGTTGGGCTGGAAGATAAACTAAAGGAGGCTAAGGATGCACTAAACAAGCTGAcgagtggtggtggtggaaTACTAGAGAAGTTACTGAATGAGGGACTAGGGAAGGCCGAGAAAGATGGAAAAGAGGTTGATCCCGGTAAGAATGCAGTGAGTGCTGCTATCCATGATATACGGAAAGTAGTAGACGCATTGAAGAAGGGAGTCGAGGCGCTGAAATCGAAGGAGGTGGAAGATGCCAAGTTTGCGATTGGTGACATTGTTGGTTCAGGTGTGGCTGATACAGAACTGGAAAATATCCTTCAACAAGGACTATCCCACGAGTACACCACACTCCTCCAGGCCATCAAAAAGCTCATCTCCATTTGCAACACCGCAAAGTGCAGTGCATGTAAAGATCACGCCAACAAGTGCGGCCAACAAGGAGAGAAGAAGACCTGCGacaaatgccaccaacaatacatggacggcttcccctcccccctccaggcattcctcgaggatagGTTGCCAGGCTTTAGTTGTCAAGAGGTGGTGAACGATGAGAAGGAAGACCCAAATTACCCACCCGCCGCATCCCACTTGGGACACTGTGGTGGTTccggccagtgctgcccactgccaatgggtttcagAGGGCATTTCCACAAGGGCAGCATCAGTGATATGACTGGCCATCAccatcaccttgatagcctataggacaccatgaggtactgtatacgagtagtagtactattATGACTAAACCATTACACTGGTAATAGTTCTTTTGGTCCCTAGGAGGAGTAGTGGACGCAGGAAAGGACGTACTAGAGAAGAACAAGTCCATGCTCTCAGGGGAACTAAAGGAGCCACTAAAGGAGGCCCTAGAGAAGGTATTAGAtgtagtactggtggtaGTGAAGAAACTAGTGGTGGGGGTGACGAGTAAGAAGAATGTGAATGGGAAAAGGGAAGCTCAGGAGGCACTAACGAAGGCAATGAAAGGACTGGAGACGGCTAAGGGGGACCTAGAGAATGGGCTGAATGGGAAACTAGATGAGGCTAAGTTGAAACTAGAGAGTCTGTCAAAGAAAGATGGTAAAGGATTGCTAAAGGAAATGTGGGATGCAATTAGAGATGAGACAgagaaatcactatcaaattTCATTGAAGTGTCCATAGGGGAACTACAACTAGATCCTGGTAAGGATAGGGCCAGTGAGTTCATCCATAAGGTAACTGGAAGATTGCAGTAATGGTGACATACGGTTAGTATTACACTAGTATTAAAAGCAATGATACCAAGGTCATAAcgacactgatagaccagttggcccagggactacagaagtgggttgggtggcaggaagGGGGAAACTCATTCGGCCCCAATATTACTCAAAACGGAATTGCCAGGAAATGGGCTGCCGGGAAAGCAGGGGAAGAGTATCGTTCATCATATGATAATGACCTTGGTTCATTGTGTACATGGACCAATGTAGtcaatggcaccaaaggtAAGTTCTCAGCAGTATTCAATTATACTGACAGTGACTTATGATGTAACAGGTACTACTACTAATGACCCCTctaaggtccacctcctggcgcgtattttcctagggtcagtatgtctcatctggagtggattcagtcagttggggttcctaacggGTGGAATTGGGAAGGATAGGTGGGAGAAGGGTACACTGAGTAGTGAGAGTGATGGTCTCGgatcattcatggcggccatgggctatgacctggagaggttgaatcaggAAAAGGGACTAGGTGAATAGTGTAGATAAGATGGTATCCAGTGCATTAAAGGAGTTTAATAGTGTGATGCTAGTAATGGTAATGATGTGGCACTGCCCACCACTACCGTACCACcactccacatgactaccctcCAGAGTATTACCACCCGATAAACCACCTCTACACCACATTCCCTTTATTAAACCATACAAAAGCCTCCAATTCCCCACACCAGGTAAGAAGTGTCTACCATAAGAAGACCCTTCTAATGGTGTCTCTAGGTTACGGCACATGGAGTAAGCACATCACCACTACTGGGTACCaccctagtactaccatggaatcccagGGGTTCACATGTAAATCACTACTACTGACTACTACCTAATAGATTCCTAATAAACCATGGATACTATTACATGTGGTACACTAGTATTGGTACTGTTATGGCTCTACCTGTGTTGCCAGATATTGGGTTTCTTGTTGACTATCATAGGAAAGTATAGCACTCCATTACTACTACAGTTCTATTACTTACTATCCAGTACTACTGCATTACTACCTACAGTTACCACACTATCTACTCTATTGCTAGGAACATGTCTGTGGCAATGCAAAAATGCTGGGTACCTCGTGTCGCCAATGACCCGATATCATTGGGTGCTACTGGTGCTACTAGTAATACTACAGATAGTGGCAGTGGTAATGGAGTATATGGGTCTACAGGGATTTGATGGTATCGGAGGCTTTGGTGTCGAATGGACATATCCCATTTACGGTATAGCAGTGGTGATACTTGGTAtactaggtggtaccctATACTGCGGCTGGAAGTGTAACCTGTTTTGTAGACCATGCTGCAAGAGCCAATACATGTGCTATGGTAGTGCaatagtggtagtactggtgATTCTTATAGTATTAGCTGTAACAGCCTCCATTGTACGTTTCTTGGACAGCAGAGGATTCGTTGGTTACGAACAGCCTACTGATGGGCAGAACGAGATTCTGACTATTGGTTACTTTTGCTACATAATAATACCTATTACGCAGATTTACACCATTACAGTGTTATGGAATACAACTTTTAAACTACCCTATACGGTACTAGAAGTGGTTGCCCTACTAGCGTCGGCACTGGCAGTGGCCTCTTTATTGGCAGTAGTTGGAGGTACTCAGGATCACCAAGTTGCTATCGTATACTCCCTTTTAACACTTCATCTGGTGTCACTGGGAATTACCTGGTACTGCCTGCAATATAAAGAGGTATTCCACTGGCCCAAGCAGTACCTGTGTTTTGGGTTACTGGCAGCAGTGGTAATACTAGTAGCATTTGTACTGGTAGTGATACATATTGTGGACCCTAACGAACAGAAGGATGAAGCTGTGCAATACATCCTTCTGGGCTACTCAATGGTACTGATGGTACCTACAttgtggtatgcataccgatGTGGTCTATTGACATGGAAGTGGAATTCTTGTATCCCCAAGAAAAGCGGTCTCAAGGCTACTGACACTGCTGAAAACAAGGCAGCAGGCACTGATATCACAACAGAGTAGTACTGTCAGTGTTATCAGTACCACCTTGTTAGACTAGAGGGCCCAACTTTGGGTACCCCAATATTAACTGGCATAGTCACTCTAGATGCCTAGTTTATACTGTTATATTACATAGAGTAATACCTAGAAATTACATACTTTGTGCAATAAAACATTGAGTATCTGATACGGTAGTGTATTACTTTTCACTACAAGTCCATATCACTACCATATACAGAGTCtatacattgccactaaaTCACTATAATGGCACAGTACCGTAAACCTAGCATTGTACTATTACTCTACACTACTATACTATGGATATCCCAGGTGACCTATGATGTCACCGCAGTTGAGAATACCGCTGTTCAGGATACAGTATCTGGTAGTCCAGGGTCACATGAACAGATTGCTTCCAGTGACCTAGACAGGGCAGATGACCACATTCAGGATACTACATCAAGCACTGGTGACTCCCAAGGGTTCTACCAAAGATACAAGCAGTTTGTGGCCAAGCATAACAAGACATTGACTATTGTCTTTGGGGTACTGTTTGTCATTAGTTTGTTAGTGGCCATAGGATTATATGCTGGCTACAATCAGGAGAAGTATCTACCAATACCCATACTACTGGGTATTGTCGTGTTCGGGATTATACTGTACAAGTTATATGGACAGAAGATACTGGCCTTCTTTAGAGGCAAGAAGGCACCTGTAGTGAACAGTACTGTCGACACAACAGCCTGACTATGAATGCTACTACTATTCATTACAACTTTTAATACTAAGAGTACAATGTATGTTACATTccggtatatatatatatattgctgAGTGGCGGTAGTGTATATTCTGTATACTAGCGTTGCTAACGAGAGGATGTAATGTAGATCCTATAGATAGTACCCAATGGGCACAACCACCACGTCTCAATAGATTTGTGTTACTGTACACTAATGATATTACAGAGCACTCTAAAGGGAACgacatatatacatcccTCATATAGcacttgtatatataactcgATATCAGCAGGATTACAGCATAATCTCCCATGGACATTGAGACTTATATGGTCAATACATATATCGGTAGCATACAATAGCAATGTAGATATCACTATAGGGAAACTATTTTAGTGTCTAGCGGAGATTGTCATGCGGCCTGTTGCAGTATCGACATTTGAGATCCGTGTAATAATTCGCCCCCTTAGCAATACTTATGTATCGACAACTATTGTAGCAGTATACATTCCGAACTAACGCATGTACCATACCTGGGGCATAACAACAACCATAGATCCAACAGTTACTGTTCTCACTCCATACTGACTTTACCAACATGGTAGCCttcaacatgttatggaagTTCAGTCTGGTGGTGGCACTTGGGCTGTCTGCCACCGCCACTTCTACTGAGGTAGCCCAGGAGAAACCAAAGAAGGAATCGTTCGTAAGCAGATTCTTTGGTAAGAGTGAAGAGCCTGACACAAAACCTCAAGAGGTACTTGAAGCAGCAAAGACAGACAAGGGTAAAGGAGGTCTCCCCAACTACGATGTTGAATGGCTTCTGGAATCCAAACCGGAAAACAGAGCTGCCTTACTTAAGGCGATACCAAGCGATTTAGCCACGCATGTGCCAAAAGACTACAAAAAGCGAATGTGGTCAGGAATAGAAGAATATATGTATGTATTTTTCAAAATATATGCCACTGAATGGTATCTGCTACCTGAGCCAGAAAGTAGAGCTGCACTACGTTACGTGTTGCCAAGGGATTTGGCAGCAAAGGTTCCAGAggactgtaatgaaccaataaAAACCGACGTGGAGAAAGACATTAGGAGGTTATTCTCAGAGACTTTCCAAAAGGAGAGATTGACGCATGGATGGTCGTATCAAGGCAATTCGTAAATCACAAATGTTGGAACACCTTTGGTGAAAACGCAGTTATCATAATATCACAGTCTATAGACCACTCTACTAGATTACAGTAACACATATCCCCTATTGTGCCACAGTACCTACACATACTAACCACACTAACACTAGCATCAGTTGCGTCCATGGACATTAATGAGTACCGCAGCTCTAGCACTGTCCAGTGACATTTTAGATGCACTCCTATAGATGCCATATGGATATCTACTGTAGAGTTCAACACTGGTATGGAGTAACCATTAGTTTACGTCATTATAGGTCACTATCAATATTAGTCACGTTAGACCCATATACAAAGGATGCTATCGATTGACGCTACAAATGACATACTTTCCAATCGCAATACTAAGGGACACTACTAACAGAACTCACTACACTATAAACCATAGCTACTACGTAGTTCGGAGATACTCCGTGGTATTAATGTAGCAAATTTATTCAAATACACTAGATAGAGCTATAACACTAAGATGATTCACTATTCAAGGTTATCTAGGTTAATACTTTATTGGATAGACAACGGACAGACCTAACCAGTGTATGATGTAACACAGACTGCTGTACAGATTCCATGTAAAGGTATGCTGTAATATCACTGGCgatggtatatacagtgtatGATGCTATGTTAGCTATGGGATATAATGCCATGTTACATATGTACTTTTAGATTGATTCCTTCTAATGGAACCACATCTGTATAATCTATTTAGCATGATTCCTGGATCAAATCACTGCATTCTCGCTGATGTGTATGCAGTTTAAGCAGTGCTGAGTAGTACTAATGTAGTAAAATACAATACTAGTAGATTAGTACTACATCAGTACCCCGTATTATTGAATAGATTACTATTCCATGTCATTCCCGGGGTGTATGGGGAATACAGGCGCACTGACTCCATGTGTATATCCTGGGATTCTATTGCCAATATCTAGCCAAGATGCCAGGCATTAAGGCTGGTATAGGCCCTTACTCTGATGAGGCTGCCCCTAAGGTGGCTAATCAGGTAAGGTACCTTATGCCAATCGTTAGGCTACTGTTCATCTTGGTAGCAATCCTAGGCTTCGGCTTCTGTATGGCAATGTTGCTGATGGCTACTGTAGAAGCCATAGAGATACAGGCCCTGAAGACAGGAGAGTACAAGCTCAAAAACGCTGACATGACGGCCCTGAGCATAGCTATTTGCCTGAGTCATCTAGCGCTACACTTTTTAGGCTACCAATGCAGGTTCATGAAGCTACACTGGACTTCCTGGGACAGTGGGCTGTTCATACTAGGCTTTGCGGTAGTCATCTCGGCGTTCTTTGCAGTGTTTATCGTGGTGATGCCAGATGATGGGATAAAGATAACAGAGGACACTAACAAAAAAAGCTATCGTGCCTATGGAGCAATGGGATTCACTGCCCTTGAGTTACTGGCAATGTTTGGTTTCATTATATGTGCTATGAAGACACATTGCTTCGGTGGCTGCATGACACTTAACAAGAAAGTGTTCTATACATTTGCttttatatacatgctAGTATTTGCCGCCCATGCGTATACACTATATGAGTTAAAGGAAAAGAATGGTGAATACGGAAAAGATAATAAAACCTGGCATCACCATAGGTTCATGGCAGCGGCTAACTACATCTTCGTGATTGGACTGTGTATCAGTGCATACCAGGTAAACTTATGTTGTATGTCGTTTACTAAATGCGATGCTGTCTTCATATTCCTGACTGGCACTGTCGTAGGCATACTGATAACAGTATGTCTCTCAATGTTCCCAGAGATTAACACCCAGCAATGGACCCTCGTAGGCCTTATCGGTATGCTCTATATACTTACGGTTGCACTGTTTTTGTACATACACGCCAAGAGGCCGCTGTGCAAGTACTATAATCCAGATGTGATAACTTTCGGGATATTCACGTTACTGTTTGTGTTATTGGTATCCACCTTGATAGCCCTGGGGGCGGTGCATCATGGTCATATAAAAGCAATCGCATTCGAGCTTAAAAGCATTGCCCCAATAGCCATATTCGTGTACGGCTTCGTGGTATTTGTGATGATGTTAGTGTTCGGTTTCAAGGGCAATGCCATCAAGGTTATCAAGGGGCTCATCAAGCAGACGCGTGACGAACGACTCGTTAAGAACGCCCATGAGCTAGATATAGGACCACTGTACGACCCAGGAGTTGAAACACCGGGTAGTGAATGTAACCTTCGTGGACCGGAGTCATCAGGAGGTGTCTTCCGCGATTCGTGGTTACACCCAGCAATGTAG
This is a stretch of genomic DNA from Babesia bovis T2Bo chromosome 1, whole genome shotgun sequence. It encodes these proteins:
- a CDS encoding SmORF protein (Small Open Reading Frame (SmORF)); this encodes MVAFNMLWKFSLVVALGLSATATSTEVAQEKPKKESFVSRFFGKSEEPDTKPQEVLEAAKTDKGKGGLPNYDVEWLLESKPENRAALLKAIPSDLATHVPKDYKKRMWSGIEEYMYVFFKIYATEWYLLPEPESRAALRYVLPRDLAAKVPEDCNEPIKTDVEKDIRRLFSETFQKERLTHGWSYQGNS